Proteins from one Malaya genurostris strain Urasoe2022 chromosome 2, Malgen_1.1, whole genome shotgun sequence genomic window:
- the LOC131432784 gene encoding pyridoxal phosphate phosphatase PHOSPHO2, which produces MISDGRIQRRLAIFDFDHTICEHNTDIVVRDLLEQNLITSEIKSIIRSCGWVPYMQRIFRLLYQSGFNKADILSAIHNIPEVPGIKTCIEEMSKNNFHIVIVSDSNSEFISAWNSFNGISQYIHTVFTNPAKFNGNGALDLHPYHHQTECNLSAWNLCKGKIVDDFLNKQYVASNTVYEKIFYIGDGKNDVCPMLRLNENGYACPRDGYTCFDALSTIIKQQSDRYKAKILKWRDGFHLKSLIWDEF; this is translated from the coding sequence ATGATATCGGACGGCCGTATACAGAGGCGGTTAGCTATTtttgatttcgatcatacaATATGCGAACACAACACAGATATTGTTGTTCGAGATTTGCTGGAGCAAAATTTAATCACATCGGAGATAAAAAGCATTATACGAAGTTGTGGTTGGGTACCGTATATGCAGCGAATTTTTCGTCTCTTGTATCAAAGTGGATTCAACAAAGCAGACATATTATCGGCAATTCACAATATACCAGAGGTACCTGGCATAAAAACTTGCATCGAAGAAATGTCAAAAAATAACTTCCATATAGTTATCGTAAGTGATTCCAACTCTGAGTTCATCAGTGCATGGAACAGTTTTAACGGAATTAGTCAATATATTCATACCGTATTTACGAATCCGGCCAAATTTAACGGAAACGGTGCTCTCGACTTGCATCCCTACCATCACCAAACAGAGTGTAATTTGAGCGCATGGAATCTTTGCAAAGGCAAGATTGTTGAtgactttttaaataaacagTACGTTGCGTCAAACACAGTgtacgagaaaattttctacatTGGTGATGGAAAAAATGATGTTTGCCCTATGTTGCGTTTAAATGAGAATGGATATGCTTGTCCAAGAGATGGCTATACTTGCTTCGATGCTCTTAGCACTATTATTAAGCAACAATCCGATAGATATAAggctaaaattttaaaatggagAGACGGCTTCCATCTTAAAAGTTTGATATGGGACGAGTTTTGA